The nucleotide window CGCTCACGCGGTGCGTGGATTGAAATAGCAATTTACCCAGAGTTTGTATCGGTCTAATAGTCGCATCGCTCACGCGGTGCGTGGATTGAAATTCCACGACGATAGAATCACCAGTTTCTATTACGTCGCATCGCTCACGCGGTGCGTGGATTGAAATAGCGTAAATATCTAAAACTTGCACTTTTGTTGGGTCGCATCGCTCATGCGATGCGTCGATTGAAATTCATCCCGCTATACTTGCCTATGGACTTCTCCGATCGCATCGCTCAGCGGTTTCTTGCATTAAGATTAATCCATTTATCTCTGTTAATTTACAAATCAGTATTGCTTAGCAGCTAACCATTTCTTATCTCATTTGAGAATATAATATACATCGAAAAAAGCCTGTCTTCATTTTAATATGAAAACAGGCTTTGCTACTTTTTCTAACTAATCTACATCTTGGTCTGTGACATTCCAAGGTCGAATTACACACCCCTTCGATGTCGGTTCGGCAACATAGACCTTTGCAGAATGATCCTGATCGCTAACAACAAAGGCAAATTTGATATTGGTTCCTACACCCCAGCGGCCATCTTTATCTACACAGATTAAGGAAATCGCCTCAGCTTGTCCACGCTTACGAATCAACTTTTGGGTAAATTCTGCAACTAAAGTTGAGGCTGCCTCTTGGGGCTCCTGCCCCTGCTGCATTCTGCGTACTACTTCATAGCTCAGACAGCCTTTCATAATTTCCTCGCCAACTCCAGTCGCTGCCGCGGCTCCAATATCGCTGTCTGCATAGAAACCACTTCCGCAAATCGGAGAATCACCCACACGCCCCGGCATCTTCATAAATAAGCCCGATGTTGAAGTTCCGGAAGCTAGCGTTCCTCGGCTATCCAAACAACAAACACCCACTGTATCATGTCCTTTATAGCTGGACAAGGGCTCTGGCTGCGCTTTTCGCTGCTCATAGATCATCTGCGCTTCTGGCGTTAACAATTCCTTCATTTCTAACCCAGATTGAATCGCATATTGCCGAGCGCCCTCACCAACCAGAAAATTATTAAACTGATAGTCAGCACACTGCTTCGCCAAAGTGAAGGCTGACGCTACATTTTCAACACAACCAACCGCTCCGACTGATAACGTGTCTCCATCCATATATCCCCCATCCAGCTGAACCACGCCTGCTTGATTGGGCAAACCTGAATAACCAACCGAATGAAAGCGAGGATCATTCTCTACGGTCGTAATTACAGTTGTCAAAGCTATCTCAGCCGTTCCTGCTTCCCGCAACGCTGTTTCTGCCAGCTTAACCCCTTCTGCAGCCATTTTCCAGGTTGCAATTACAGTCCACTTCATCCTTTTCTGCCCCTATTGATTAAACGCATCCGGCAAATCATTCTCCAACAGAATCGTGTCGGTATAAGCCGCTTTTTGGTAAACCAAAGCAAACGCTTCCTTGACTGTCGCTACGACATGCACATGAGCCATATCAAAACCACATGCCTGCAAGCCCTCGACAATCGGCTCAGTCTGCCGCTTGCCTACCAGAATCACTTCGTCTGCACAATCCTTCATCTTCATACCAAACTCCTTGTTGATCTCATGTTGGCGCGATCCTAAATCGATCATGCCCGGAGTTACGATAAACCGCGTTCCCGGCATCGTCTTTAATACCTGCAAGGACATCGCAGAACCTACCGGATTGGAGTTAAACGCATCATCAATAAAGGTATAACCATTGATCTTTTTAACTTCCAGGCGATGTTCAACATAACGCACCTGTGCCACTGCACTCTGGAGCTGCTCCCAACTTACACCCAAGTGCCGGCCAACAGCAACCGCGGCCAAGATATTGGCAATATTGTGTTCTCCCAAAAGACGAGTTTTAAACGGAATATCGGCGCCTTCCCGAGTATGAATATCAAACGTTGACCCCTGCGGACCAAAACTGATATTCACAGCGCGGTAATCCACATCCGTTTGCTCAATCCCATACCAGGCAATCGGGCATTTATTTTTAATATAGTAGTTCCGAATCAACTCGTTATCCTTATTCAATACTCCGAAACCCGTAACCGGCAGCTTCTCGATCATCTTCATTTTCTCTGTGATGATATTCTCCTGAGAACCGAAAGTATTCAAATGCTGCGGCCCAATTGAAGTGACCAAGCCAATCTGCGGCTGAACAAAATCCATCAGCTGTTCGATATCACCCACATGATCCGCTCCCATTTCGCAGATGAAAACTTCATGCGTGGGTTTCAGCTGCTGACGAATTGTAATCGTAATGCCCATCGGTGTATTGAAGGATGCGGGAGTCGGCAAGGAGTAGAATTTCTCAGAAAGAATCTGCTGCAGAATATTTTTAGAAGAAGTCTTGCCATAGCTGCCAGTGATCCCGATCTTAATCAGCTGGTCATGTTTCTTTAAAATATCCTTTGCCAATTTCATATAGTGCTTTTTTATCAGCTTCTCAAACGGGCTGGTAATCCAGGCCATCGGAAAAATGAAAAGCCAGTTGATCCAGCAGGCCGCAACCACCCAGACAACCCAGATGGGATAATCAGTGAACATCACAGCTGGGATTAACCAAAGACAGTTCAATATAAACATCACTGCAATCTGACGCTTAACCCGCGCTGTCATCGCCAGAGGTTTGATATAGTTTTTCTTCTTTTCCAAATACAGCATCACGCCGCCGATCAAGACCGCCAGCCACACTGTGGCGATTTTGCCCAGACGATAATCCGGAATGATGATGCACCCCAGCGCCAATACAATGATCAACACAGGAAACAGCCAGTGCTTCCATATTTTCAGCTGATCTTTTCCCCATTGAATATAGCGGCCAGGCTCATAGCGGTTTTGCTGGAACATATGCAGGGCATGTTTCCAGGGAATGACCATCATACACAAAAGCAGTGCTGTAAACAGCACTTTTTCTAACAAATCCTGAATCTGTCGTAAAAAATCCATGTCAATCCTCCCAGTCTTCCTTTAAAAAGACATCCAAACACCGGTTAAACCGGGCGCTCTGGTTAAAATAAGCGAAATGATCGTCACCTTCAAAAATTGCCAGTCCGGCATTTTTCATCTTCGCTTCCATTTGTTTCCCCATCCAAAGTGGTGCAGCTTCGTCGTTTTCACCCCATACTAATAAGACTGGAACTGTAATGTCTTCCAGCATATCGCTGACGTCATCGTTGACAACTTTAACGAAGGTTTCACGCATGACGCCGGTCGCATTGCGGTAATCATCAGATCCGGATTTGCGCTTAAATTCTTCCAGCATGGCTTCGTTGCCTGTCATTGAAATTGCTTTTTTTGCTGCCTTATAACCCGCAATTTTTATTTTTGCCTGCCAGCTCTGCTTCGGCCGAATTCCCGCGGCGCCCGTCAGCACCATTTTATGCACAGGATTTTTTGCAGCGTAATGGATCGCCACCCGGCAGCCGAAGGAATGGCCGATGAGAATCGGATCCTGGATGTCAAAAGACTGACAAAAGGCCTCCAGAAATTCTCGATATTCCAGTACGCCCCAGGCAGCTGGCGGTTCATCGCTTTGACCAAAGCCAGGAAAATCGAAATTAAAAACCCGGAAATGCTTCTTCAGATGGTTATAAGCAGGTTCCATCATGATCATGCGCTGCCGCCACCCATGCAAAAGCACGACATCGCGGCCCTGCCCTTCTGTCGCAACTTCGATATTCAGTCCGTTAATTTTTATTTGCGGCATAAAAATCCTCCATTGTTTCTACTTTATTATATGCAATCTTCACAAGCTTGGAAAGTACAAAAATAATATTCAGAATAAGTAAAATAAGATATTGAAGATTTTGAGGATTCAGCGTATAATAGAGACATGTAAAAGAAAGGAGATCGAAGTCATGTTTGAGTGGGTTAAGGGCAACGCCTACACGATGTTAGTGACCTTGTATCCGAACAATTTCACACTGAACAACGTAGCGGCTGCCTATTTTGAAGATATTCGATGGTGCTGTATCGGACTGGACCGAGAAGAACGGAAAGTTGCGATCCGCCCCGTAACCAAGCGAGAAGTAGATTTAAAACTCATCCCGCTGGAGCAGCTGCATAAAGTATCCATGGGAAAGGGATATGCCCGCATCAGCAACAAAGCGCTGATTGAGGAAATCGCCCAGCTGACAGGCATCGAATGCAACGGGATTAAAGTTCCCGCACAGTTTGATGAACGCGAAAAAATGCTGATTATTGATCTGAACAATCCCGTATAAGGAGGTGAGGAAAAATGTATTTCGGTTTATGGATTTTAGTATTCTTGGGGGCTTTAATTGTTGAACTGGCGACCGCGACCAGCCTTGTCAGTATCTGGTTCTGTGTCGGAGCGTTGTTTGCCTTAGTTGCACTGGCGCTGAATCTGGCATTCATCTGGCAGGTTGTCATCTTCTTTGCGGCATCGCTTGTCTGTCTGGCGATGATCCGACCGATGGCCTCGCAGTATCTGCGCGGCAACATTGTGGCCACAAACGCCGATCGTGTGATTGGCCGGCATGTCCAGCTGCTGAAAGACATTACCGGGGAAGCCTGGGGGGAACTCAAGGTGAACGGTGTCGTCTGGAACGCAGCCAGCGTTGACGGACATCCGATTGGCGGCGGTTCCTTGGTCGAAATTGTTGCGATCGAGGGGGCAAAACTCCTCGTGAAAAAATTAGAAGACTGAATACTCAGTCGAGAAAGGAAATAAATTATGAATGGGTTCTTACAGATTGTGATCTTCTTAGTTGTCTTTTTGATCGTCATTGCGGTTATCTGCTACTGCGTGCGAATTGTGCCGCAGGCTAAGGCTTACGTGGTTGAACGATTGGGGGCTTACCACAGCACATGGCATACCGGTCCGCACTTTATGGTTCCGTTTATTGACCGGGTTGCCAACAAAGTTTCTTTAAAGGAAATCGTTAAGGATTTCGATCCGCAGCCGGTTATCACGAAAGATAACGTTACGATGCAGATCGACACTGTCGTTTATTTTCAGATTACTGATCCGAAGTTATACACTTATGGTGTTGAACGTCCGATCAGCGCATTGGAAAATCTGACCGCGACAACCCTGCGTAATATCATCGGTGAATTAGAACTGGATGAAACGCTGACTTCCCGAGATATCATCAACACCAAGATGCGGGCAATCCTGGACGAAGCGACGGATCCATGGGGCGTTAAAGTCGGCCGTGTTGAAGTTAAAAACATTATCCCGCCGCGTGATATTCAGGAATCCATGGAAAAACAGATGCGGGCTGAACGTGAGCGCCGTGAAGCGATTCTGCGGGCGGAAGGTGAAAAGAAATCCGCCATTCTGACCGCTGAAGGTGAAAAAGAATCTATGATTCTGCGGGCTACGGCCAAGAAAGAAGCCATGATCGCGGAAGCGGAAGGCCAGGCTCAGGCTACCGAACGGTTATATGCGGCTCAGGCTAAAGGTATTGAAATGATTAAGAATTCAGATCCAAGCATGGAGTTCTTAACTTTAAAGGGCTATGAAGCCTTGCAGAAAATGGCGGATGGCAAAGCGACAAAGCTGATCATCCCAAGCAATCTGCAGGATATCGCTGGAACCTTAGCTTCCTTATCTGAAGTTATTAAACCGGTTGACAACAAAGATTAATGGAATAAGGCGCCGTCTTGACGCCTTTTCTTATTCAGCGGTAAGTTTATCAGTTCAAATCAGAAGTTGACCAAACGGAAGTATCCGCTGGATGGCTTTGTCTGAGACTGAATTTTTGCACATTCGTTTTACTGCCATAGATGGAAGTAACTAAAAGAGGAGTCCTATGATTATGGAAAAACCAAGTTCAGCCACTATCCGTTTATTCTTTCTGACGCTGAGTTTGATCGGCCTTGGAATTTTAAGCGCTATCTTGAAAATAACAATTTTATGGTTCATCTTATTTGCCGTCCTTTGTCTTTATTTCCTGATTCGCTATCATCGCAACATACGGCAGTACGACGTCATTCTGGGTGTTGTTATGGCGTTGACTGCCATGGTTTCCAATCCGCTGATGGGATTCTTTGTCTTTCCCGGCTATGTCGCCGCGATGGCAAAAATGCGTGACGCTCAGCATCCGATCGTCTTGTTTCATCATCAAAAACAAGAGCTCTGGAAAACCATTGGCTGGATCCTAGTCGCAGGGTCTGGTTTGGGAATATTCAATCTTGGACTGGGCTTGGGTCATTTAACCGCGGCCCCTTCCTTTCGGTTCATTTTTCTGTTTGATGCCCTGCGGGCGGGTTTATTTGAGGAAATCTTATTCCGGGTTCTTCTGTATGCCTTTTGCATTGAAGTTACCGGCGGCACTAAGCTGAACCGCGTGCAATCGTTCTTCTGTCTGGTTAGCATGATCGTGCCGCATGTGCTGATTCATTTTTCAGGAACGATTGATATTGGCAGTTTAATCGTCATGACGTTGGCTTTTGGGCTTCCGTTTGCCCTGCTTCAATGGAAAGTTAATCTGACCTCTGCAATTGGAGCCCATGCCCTGGTCGATTTCATTCGTTTCCTTGTTTTTGGCGCGTAGTCCCGTTATCCTGCTTTTCTAAGTTCCACTATTCTTTCTTCTTTCTGTGATATCGTTCCCTTAATTCTTTCCGCAAGCAAAAAGGAATACCGTTTGGCAGTATTCCTTTTTAGCTGTGTGCCAGGCATGACATATATCTAACTGGTGAAAGTCCAGTCACGGGTAGTTGCCGCCAAGTGTAGTGAACCACAAGCCGTTGGTAGTGATACCATGGGTGAAGGAAGTGGTGTAGCGAATCTTTCGAGCTTACGAAAAGAAACTTGATGAGGCTAAATGGTGGATAAGGTTGCAGTACAAACCAAAGTCCAAAAGGTAAACGTAAAACCAAGACAGTAAATCAAGAGGTTGTGAAGAGAAAGATATATGTCTTACCCTGGGAGATCTTGCGAACAAGGAAGTCCAATAAACTTTAAAATCAGTGATGGTACCCATGGTCGAAAAAGGTTTATCGCAAGAAGTCAGATGAAGTCATAGTAGGTAGAAATACCGAAGGACTGAAACGTTTATAGAGTGCGAATCGCTATAAGCAATGTTTGGATAGTCCGAAAATGAGGATAGCCTAGAACTGTGAATCGTAAGCACAGATGGTGAAAGTAGTGGGGATGTTTCCAAATCGATTTACAAGTAGAAGGAGGAGCAGCAAATGAAATTAATGGAAAAGATTTTAAGTGAAGAGAATTTGCAAAAGGCAATCAAAAAGGTCAAACAAAACAAGGGAGCACCTGGAATGGATAAGATGACAGTGCAAGAAGTCGAACAAGGGTTTGGACAATATCAAGAAGAAATTGTTTCCTTGATAATGAACAAGCAATATCGACCCATGCCAGTGAAAAGAGTCTATATTCCAAAACCAAATGGAAAACAAAGACCATTAGGAATACCAACCGTTGTTGACCGAGTTATCCAACAAGCTATTCTACAAGAACTCACAAAAATCTATGAGCCTATATTCAGTGAACATAGTTTTGGATTTCGACCAAGGCGAAGTGCACATATGGCAATGGAAGAAGTGTTAAATAACTTAAATGATGAATACGAATGGATAGTTGATTTGGATATTGAAAAATTCTTTGATACCGTAAATCATGACAAATTAATTTCAATCTTAAGAGAGAATGTCAATGACGCAACAACATTACATTTGATAAGAGCCTATCTAAGAGCAGGTGTGTTAGAGGATGGACTCGTCAAAAGTACTACGGTTGGCACACCTCAAGGAGGACCAATTAGCGTTATTTTATCAAATATCTATTTAGATAAATTGGATAAAGAGCTAGAGTCTAGAAACCTTAAATTTGTAAGATACGCCGATGACTGTATGATCTTCGTCAAAAGCGAAATGAGTGCGAACCGTGTAATGAAGTCAGTGACATCATGGCTAGAGAGAAAACTATTCTTGAAAGTGAGTGCAACAAAGACAAAAGTCGTCCGCCCAACGAAAGGGCAATTCCTAGGATTTACCTTTTATAAGAATGGACAAGATTGGAAATGCGTACCTACGAAAGATAGAAAGAAACGACTGTATTCTAAGATTAAAACATTGATGAAGAGAAAACATGCCATATCAAGACCGCTGGCAGTTACATTTGCGAAAGTAAATCAAACTGTAAGAGGTTGGATAAACTATTTTAAGATAGGTAGCATTAAAATGTTTCTTGATGAATTTGGGCAATGGCTACGCCATAAGGTACGATGTATCATCATCAAGCAATGGAAGAAACCAAAGACGATATATAGAAATCTAATGAAGCTAAATATAGTGAGCAAATGTAAGTTTAGCGAAGAAGATATCTATAAGTGTGCTAACACGAGATTAGGGTGGTATAAAAGA belongs to Holdemania massiliensis and includes:
- a CDS encoding N(4)-(beta-N-acetylglucosaminyl)-L-asparaginase, with the protein product MKWTVIATWKMAAEGVKLAETALREAGTAEIALTTVITTVENDPRFHSVGYSGLPNQAGVVQLDGGYMDGDTLSVGAVGCVENVASAFTLAKQCADYQFNNFLVGEGARQYAIQSGLEMKELLTPEAQMIYEQRKAQPEPLSSYKGHDTVGVCCLDSRGTLASGTSTSGLFMKMPGRVGDSPICGSGFYADSDIGAAAATGVGEEIMKGCLSYEVVRRMQQGQEPQEAASTLVAEFTQKLIRKRGQAEAISLICVDKDGRWGVGTNIKFAFVVSDQDHSAKVYVAEPTSKGCVIRPWNVTDQDVD
- a CDS encoding Mur ligase family protein — translated: MDFLRQIQDLLEKVLFTALLLCMMVIPWKHALHMFQQNRYEPGRYIQWGKDQLKIWKHWLFPVLIIVLALGCIIIPDYRLGKIATVWLAVLIGGVMLYLEKKKNYIKPLAMTARVKRQIAVMFILNCLWLIPAVMFTDYPIWVVWVVAACWINWLFIFPMAWITSPFEKLIKKHYMKLAKDILKKHDQLIKIGITGSYGKTSSKNILQQILSEKFYSLPTPASFNTPMGITITIRQQLKPTHEVFICEMGADHVGDIEQLMDFVQPQIGLVTSIGPQHLNTFGSQENIITEKMKMIEKLPVTGFGVLNKDNELIRNYYIKNKCPIAWYGIEQTDVDYRAVNISFGPQGSTFDIHTREGADIPFKTRLLGEHNIANILAAVAVGRHLGVSWEQLQSAVAQVRYVEHRLEVKKINGYTFIDDAFNSNPVGSAMSLQVLKTMPGTRFIVTPGMIDLGSRQHEINKEFGMKMKDCADEVILVGKRQTEPIVEGLQACGFDMAHVHVVATVKEAFALVYQKAAYTDTILLENDLPDAFNQ
- a CDS encoding alpha/beta fold hydrolase, whose translation is MPQIKINGLNIEVATEGQGRDVVLLHGWRQRMIMMEPAYNHLKKHFRVFNFDFPGFGQSDEPPAAWGVLEYREFLEAFCQSFDIQDPILIGHSFGCRVAIHYAAKNPVHKMVLTGAAGIRPKQSWQAKIKIAGYKAAKKAISMTGNEAMLEEFKRKSGSDDYRNATGVMRETFVKVVNDDVSDMLEDITVPVLLVWGENDEAAPLWMGKQMEAKMKNAGLAIFEGDDHFAYFNQSARFNRCLDVFLKEDWED
- a CDS encoding NfeD family protein, which encodes MYFGLWILVFLGALIVELATATSLVSIWFCVGALFALVALALNLAFIWQVVIFFAASLVCLAMIRPMASQYLRGNIVATNADRVIGRHVQLLKDITGEAWGELKVNGVVWNAASVDGHPIGGGSLVEIVAIEGAKLLVKKLED
- a CDS encoding SPFH domain-containing protein → MNGFLQIVIFLVVFLIVIAVICYCVRIVPQAKAYVVERLGAYHSTWHTGPHFMVPFIDRVANKVSLKEIVKDFDPQPVITKDNVTMQIDTVVYFQITDPKLYTYGVERPISALENLTATTLRNIIGELELDETLTSRDIINTKMRAILDEATDPWGVKVGRVEVKNIIPPRDIQESMEKQMRAERERREAILRAEGEKKSAILTAEGEKESMILRATAKKEAMIAEAEGQAQATERLYAAQAKGIEMIKNSDPSMEFLTLKGYEALQKMADGKATKLIIPSNLQDIAGTLASLSEVIKPVDNKD
- a CDS encoding CPBP family glutamic-type intramembrane protease, with product MEKPSSATIRLFFLTLSLIGLGILSAILKITILWFILFAVLCLYFLIRYHRNIRQYDVILGVVMALTAMVSNPLMGFFVFPGYVAAMAKMRDAQHPIVLFHHQKQELWKTIGWILVAGSGLGIFNLGLGLGHLTAAPSFRFIFLFDALRAGLFEEILFRVLLYAFCIEVTGGTKLNRVQSFFCLVSMIVPHVLIHFSGTIDIGSLIVMTLAFGLPFALLQWKVNLTSAIGAHALVDFIRFLVFGA
- the ltrA gene encoding group II intron reverse transcriptase/maturase, whose product is MKLMEKILSEENLQKAIKKVKQNKGAPGMDKMTVQEVEQGFGQYQEEIVSLIMNKQYRPMPVKRVYIPKPNGKQRPLGIPTVVDRVIQQAILQELTKIYEPIFSEHSFGFRPRRSAHMAMEEVLNNLNDEYEWIVDLDIEKFFDTVNHDKLISILRENVNDATTLHLIRAYLRAGVLEDGLVKSTTVGTPQGGPISVILSNIYLDKLDKELESRNLKFVRYADDCMIFVKSEMSANRVMKSVTSWLERKLFLKVSATKTKVVRPTKGQFLGFTFYKNGQDWKCVPTKDRKKRLYSKIKTLMKRKHAISRPLAVTFAKVNQTVRGWINYFKIGSIKMFLDEFGQWLRHKVRCIIIKQWKKPKTIYRNLMKLNIVSKCKFSEEDIYKCANTRLGWYKRSGMNIVNFTLSPKVLGIKKGDRPGLVNPLEYYLKSL